From a single Gemmatimonadaceae bacterium genomic region:
- a CDS encoding PadR family transcriptional regulator → MEDSVDILRGTMDVLILRAVSWGPVHGYGVARWIERATGEALKVEEGTLYPALHRIEERGLIEAEWGLSENNRRARFYTITAAGRKQLRQETAAWTRFAQAMAAALVAGGPAAPAEG, encoded by the coding sequence ATGGAAGATTCGGTGGACATCCTGCGGGGAACGATGGACGTGCTGATTCTCCGGGCCGTCAGCTGGGGGCCGGTGCATGGTTACGGAGTGGCCCGGTGGATCGAACGGGCGACCGGTGAGGCGCTGAAGGTCGAGGAGGGGACGCTGTATCCGGCCCTCCACCGGATCGAGGAGCGCGGGCTCATTGAAGCCGAGTGGGGGCTCTCCGAGAACAACCGCCGGGCGCGCTTCTATACGATCACCGCGGCCGGTCGGAAGCAGTTGCGGCAGGAAACCGCCGCCTGGACACGGTTTGCCCAGGCCATGGCAGCCGCCCTCGTAGCGGGGGGGCCGGCGGCGCCGGCCGAGGGGTGA